The following nucleotide sequence is from Streptomyces leeuwenhoekii.
GGCGGCCCGGTCGGCGGGGCCGGCGGCCACGGCACGGGCGGCCAGGGCCACCGACACCATCGTCATGTGCCGGTGCCACCCCTGGAAGGAGCGGCCGCCGTAGTCCCGCAACCCCGCCTCGGCGGCCCGCGCCATCGCGGCGGCGTGCGGCTCGGGCAGCCCGCTCGCCTCCAGCAGCGCGTGCGCCGGAACCACCGTGTCGGTGAGCCACAGGTGCTCCGGCGAGGGACCGGTGCCGGACCACACACCGACCAGGGTCAGCCCACCCCGTCCCCCCTGCGGACCACAGGCGGAGCCGGCGGCGTTGGTGGTGCCGACGAGGCCGGGCAGCCGCACCCGCAGCGCGGCCACCGAGCCCCGCCCGCCGGGACGCAGCACCGTCCTGACCCGGCACCCCGCCGTGGCCAGCAGCTTGCCGGCCGGCACCGGACGGTGGCTGAAGCCCCGCAGCGCCCGGTCGGCGAGCAGCACCGGCACGGAGGAGCCGATCCGCAGCAGCACGGGGACCCGTGCCGCGCGGAACCCGCGCACCAGCGCCGGCAGAGCGGCGTGGCGGGCGTCCGAGAGCACCGGGCGCAGCCGTGAGGGGAGCCGTCCCACGGTCTGGCTCACCAGGCTCACCGCTCCGCCCTCGGCCGACGCGGGGGGCACATAGCCGTCGGGTATGCGCGAACGCTCCCGGCGGACCGGGTCGCTCAGCCAGCCGTCCGGCAGGTCCAGGTACCAGTTCACCGGTACCTCGAATCCGTCGGCCACCTGCCACAGCCCCCATCCGAACTGCGCGTTCAGGGTCTGCCCCGCCTCCGGCACGTACCTGCGCTCCACGCCGACCGAGCAGTCCCCGGTCTTGGTCAGGACGAGCGGGCGCACCACCCAGGCCCGGGGAGGCGCGATGCGTTCGAGGAAGCCGGTCAGCGCCTCGCGCACGGGTTGCCAGTCCCAGCAGGAGTCGGCGATGAAGTGATGGAACCTCTGCTCCGCCGCCCGGTTCCCGACGGAGGTGGCGAGGTTGCGGGCGTTCTTGCGGCCGCTGACGCTCAGCATGCCGCGCAGGTACTCCTTGGCGGTTCTGCGCTGGTCGGCCCTGCGGAGCGACGCGAACACCTCCGAGCCGAGCTCGGCGATCAGGGCGTCGTGGTCGTGGTCATGGGTG
It contains:
- a CDS encoding IS701 family transposase — translated: MFPTVSHSVTHDHDHDALIAELGSEVFASLRRADQRRTAKEYLRGMLSVSGRKNARNLATSVGNRAAEQRFHHFIADSCWDWQPVREALTGFLERIAPPRAWVVRPLVLTKTGDCSVGVERRYVPEAGQTLNAQFGWGLWQVADGFEVPVNWYLDLPDGWLSDPVRRERSRIPDGYVPPASAEGGAVSLVSQTVGRLPSRLRPVLSDARHAALPALVRGFRAARVPVLLRIGSSVPVLLADRALRGFSHRPVPAGKLLATAGCRVRTVLRPGGRGSVAALRVRLPGLVGTTNAAGSACGPQGGRGGLTLVGVWSGTGPSPEHLWLTDTVVPAHALLEASGLPEPHAAAMARAAEAGLRDYGGRSFQGWHRHMTMVSVALAARAVAAGPADRAAPAPACGGDRLMAA